From a region of the Parus major isolate Abel chromosome 6, Parus_major1.1, whole genome shotgun sequence genome:
- the ACADSB gene encoding short/branched chain specific acyl-CoA dehydrogenase, mitochondrial isoform X2: protein MVLSVLHFRHSPKRRPCSKTWLMSIELGEEYGGTGASFFSIILAVEELAKVDPAVALVCELQNTLTNKLFTTYGTEEQKRTYLPRVSKDTLGSFCLSEAGSGSDAFSLKTRAEKKGDYYIINGSKMWISLAEDAGVFFVMANTDPSLGYRGITCFIVDRNTEGLHVGKKEDKLGIRASSTCPVTFDNVKVPESNILGQVGQGYKYAIGMLNTGRIGIAAQMLGLAQGCFDRTVPYTKERVQFGKSVFDFQGMQHQIAQVATQLEAARLLTYNAARLAETGRPAIKEASMAKYFTAEVATLTTSKCIEWMGGVGFTKNYPIEKYYRDCKIGTIYEGTSNIQLSTIAKFLAQEY, encoded by the exons ATGGTCTTGTCTGTGCTCCACTTCAGACATTCACCGAAGAGGAGGCCATGCTCAAAGACATGG ctgATGAGTATTGAGCTTGGGGAAGAATATGGAGGAACTGgagcttcatttttttcaatcATATTGGCAGTGGAAGAATTGGCCAAAGTTGATCCAGCTGTGGCTCTTGTGTGTGAACTCCAAAACACTCTAACAAATAAGTTGTTTACCACCTATGgaacagaagaacaaaagagaaCCTACCTGCCCAGGGTGTCTAAAGATACA CTAGGGAGTTTCTGTCTTTCGGAGGCTGGGTCTGGCAGTGATGCTTTTTCCTTGAAGACTCGagctgaaaagaaaggagaCTACTACATTATCAATGGCTCAAAGATGTGGATTAGCTTAGCAGAAGATGCAGGAGTTTTCTTTGTCATGGCAAATACAGACCCATCCTTA GGATACAGAGGAATTACATGCTTCATAGTGGATCGCAACACAGAGGGGCTTCACGTGGGGAAAAAGGAGGACAAGCTGGGAATCCGAGCATCTTCCACCTGCCCAGTCACCTTTGACAATGTGAAG gttCCTGAGAGCAATATCCTGGGACAAGTTGGACAAGGCTATAAATACGCCATTGGAATGCTCAATACTGGCAGGATAGGGATTGCTGCCCAG atgTTGGGACTGGCCCAGGGGTGTTTTGACCGTACAGTTCCCTACACAAAGGAGAGAGTCCAGTTTGGGAAAAGTGTGTTTGATTTCCAG GGGATGCAGCACCAGATTGCCCAGGTGGCCACgcagctggaggcagccaggctgctgaCCTACAACGCGGCACGGCTGGCAGAGACGGGCAGGCCGGCCATCAAGGAGGCCAGCATGGCCAAATACTTCACTGCTGAG GTTGCAACACTGACAACCAGTAAATGCATTGAATGGATGGGAGGTGTTGGATTCACTAAAAATTACCCAATAGAGAAGTACTACCGTGACTGCAAGATAG GAACAATATATGAAGGAACTTCAAATATCCAGTTGAGCACAATTGCAAAATTCTTAGCACAGGAGTACTGA
- the ACADSB gene encoding short/branched chain specific acyl-CoA dehydrogenase, mitochondrial isoform X1 has product MAAAAAGAWLRGCAKLRRHMPAHLAPWRVSPCVFRSSKSELKPNIASDGLVCAPLQTFTEEEAMLKDMVTKFAQERVAPFVQKMDENAKMEDSVVQGLFEQGLMSIELGEEYGGTGASFFSIILAVEELAKVDPAVALVCELQNTLTNKLFTTYGTEEQKRTYLPRVSKDTLGSFCLSEAGSGSDAFSLKTRAEKKGDYYIINGSKMWISLAEDAGVFFVMANTDPSLGYRGITCFIVDRNTEGLHVGKKEDKLGIRASSTCPVTFDNVKVPESNILGQVGQGYKYAIGMLNTGRIGIAAQMLGLAQGCFDRTVPYTKERVQFGKSVFDFQGMQHQIAQVATQLEAARLLTYNAARLAETGRPAIKEASMAKYFTAEVATLTTSKCIEWMGGVGFTKNYPIEKYYRDCKIGTIYEGTSNIQLSTIAKFLAQEY; this is encoded by the exons atggcggcggcggcggcgggagctTGGCTGAGGGGCTGTGCGAAG CTGAGAAGACACATGCCAGCACACTTGGCTCCTTGGAGGGTTTCTCCCTGTGTTTTTAGATCCTCCAAATCAGAACTTAAGCCAAACATAGCCAGTGATGGTCTTGTCTGTGCTCCACTTCAGACATTCACCGAAGAGGAGGCCATGCTCAAAGACATGG TGACCAAATTTGCCCAGGAACGAGTTGCACCTTTTGTGCAAAAAATGGACGAGAATGCGAAAATGGAAGACTCTGTTGTACAGGGATTGTTTGAGCAAGGG ctgATGAGTATTGAGCTTGGGGAAGAATATGGAGGAACTGgagcttcatttttttcaatcATATTGGCAGTGGAAGAATTGGCCAAAGTTGATCCAGCTGTGGCTCTTGTGTGTGAACTCCAAAACACTCTAACAAATAAGTTGTTTACCACCTATGgaacagaagaacaaaagagaaCCTACCTGCCCAGGGTGTCTAAAGATACA CTAGGGAGTTTCTGTCTTTCGGAGGCTGGGTCTGGCAGTGATGCTTTTTCCTTGAAGACTCGagctgaaaagaaaggagaCTACTACATTATCAATGGCTCAAAGATGTGGATTAGCTTAGCAGAAGATGCAGGAGTTTTCTTTGTCATGGCAAATACAGACCCATCCTTA GGATACAGAGGAATTACATGCTTCATAGTGGATCGCAACACAGAGGGGCTTCACGTGGGGAAAAAGGAGGACAAGCTGGGAATCCGAGCATCTTCCACCTGCCCAGTCACCTTTGACAATGTGAAG gttCCTGAGAGCAATATCCTGGGACAAGTTGGACAAGGCTATAAATACGCCATTGGAATGCTCAATACTGGCAGGATAGGGATTGCTGCCCAG atgTTGGGACTGGCCCAGGGGTGTTTTGACCGTACAGTTCCCTACACAAAGGAGAGAGTCCAGTTTGGGAAAAGTGTGTTTGATTTCCAG GGGATGCAGCACCAGATTGCCCAGGTGGCCACgcagctggaggcagccaggctgctgaCCTACAACGCGGCACGGCTGGCAGAGACGGGCAGGCCGGCCATCAAGGAGGCCAGCATGGCCAAATACTTCACTGCTGAG GTTGCAACACTGACAACCAGTAAATGCATTGAATGGATGGGAGGTGTTGGATTCACTAAAAATTACCCAATAGAGAAGTACTACCGTGACTGCAAGATAG GAACAATATATGAAGGAACTTCAAATATCCAGTTGAGCACAATTGCAAAATTCTTAGCACAGGAGTACTGA
- the ACADSB gene encoding short/branched chain specific acyl-CoA dehydrogenase, mitochondrial isoform X3 yields MSIELGEEYGGTGASFFSIILAVEELAKVDPAVALVCELQNTLTNKLFTTYGTEEQKRTYLPRVSKDTLGSFCLSEAGSGSDAFSLKTRAEKKGDYYIINGSKMWISLAEDAGVFFVMANTDPSLGYRGITCFIVDRNTEGLHVGKKEDKLGIRASSTCPVTFDNVKVPESNILGQVGQGYKYAIGMLNTGRIGIAAQMLGLAQGCFDRTVPYTKERVQFGKSVFDFQGMQHQIAQVATQLEAARLLTYNAARLAETGRPAIKEASMAKYFTAEVATLTTSKCIEWMGGVGFTKNYPIEKYYRDCKIGTIYEGTSNIQLSTIAKFLAQEY; encoded by the exons ATGAGTATTGAGCTTGGGGAAGAATATGGAGGAACTGgagcttcatttttttcaatcATATTGGCAGTGGAAGAATTGGCCAAAGTTGATCCAGCTGTGGCTCTTGTGTGTGAACTCCAAAACACTCTAACAAATAAGTTGTTTACCACCTATGgaacagaagaacaaaagagaaCCTACCTGCCCAGGGTGTCTAAAGATACA CTAGGGAGTTTCTGTCTTTCGGAGGCTGGGTCTGGCAGTGATGCTTTTTCCTTGAAGACTCGagctgaaaagaaaggagaCTACTACATTATCAATGGCTCAAAGATGTGGATTAGCTTAGCAGAAGATGCAGGAGTTTTCTTTGTCATGGCAAATACAGACCCATCCTTA GGATACAGAGGAATTACATGCTTCATAGTGGATCGCAACACAGAGGGGCTTCACGTGGGGAAAAAGGAGGACAAGCTGGGAATCCGAGCATCTTCCACCTGCCCAGTCACCTTTGACAATGTGAAG gttCCTGAGAGCAATATCCTGGGACAAGTTGGACAAGGCTATAAATACGCCATTGGAATGCTCAATACTGGCAGGATAGGGATTGCTGCCCAG atgTTGGGACTGGCCCAGGGGTGTTTTGACCGTACAGTTCCCTACACAAAGGAGAGAGTCCAGTTTGGGAAAAGTGTGTTTGATTTCCAG GGGATGCAGCACCAGATTGCCCAGGTGGCCACgcagctggaggcagccaggctgctgaCCTACAACGCGGCACGGCTGGCAGAGACGGGCAGGCCGGCCATCAAGGAGGCCAGCATGGCCAAATACTTCACTGCTGAG GTTGCAACACTGACAACCAGTAAATGCATTGAATGGATGGGAGGTGTTGGATTCACTAAAAATTACCCAATAGAGAAGTACTACCGTGACTGCAAGATAG GAACAATATATGAAGGAACTTCAAATATCCAGTTGAGCACAATTGCAAAATTCTTAGCACAGGAGTACTGA